In Prunus dulcis chromosome 2, ALMONDv2, whole genome shotgun sequence, a single genomic region encodes these proteins:
- the LOC117618605 gene encoding acetyl-coenzyme A carboxylase carboxyl transferase subunit alpha, chloroplastic-like isoform X1 → MTTLSLISGNCGRRNGGEDHGSELLHRFSGKDLFASDLLRISFRKGDGIWSKDLEGHRIRNRNKFRVTAKIKKGKQYDYPWPHDVDPNISSGHLSYLSHFKPLTEKPKQVTLPFEKPLVDLEKKITEIRRMADETGLDFSDQIAALENKYQQALKDLYKHLTPIQRLSIARHPNRPTVLDHILNITEKWVELHGDRAGYDDPAIVTGIGSMDEKSYMFIGHQKGRNTKENIARNFAMPTPHGYRKALRMMKYADHHGFPIITFVDTPGAFADLKSEELGQGEAIAHNLRTMFGLKVPVVTVVTGEGGSGGALAIACSNKLFMLENSAFYVASPEACAAILWKSSQAAPKAAEKLRITAQEHYRLKIADGVIPEPLGGAHVDPAWTSQQIKITITQAIKELENMNTEELLQHRRLKFRSIGGFQEGIPVEPKRKRNMKPSEVNMPKAADIELEIENLKKKILEAKGPSDPITTQAIEKLKKDVDKEMTNAFISMGLQEKLESVKLELSKASKDTSSQPLNRNLKEKVDKIMQEFNHNLSQPGAYLGLKQKLEKLNLVSRLIEKEERKQKLKAEINQKVPAELKEKMELLKNAEEKISKGEPVDKELMEEVEAVKKELVEVLKSANLEVVGVTKKNGVTAPPELKEKIEKVNTEIYEEIERVINEAGISGRIEELKAGIAKGSSSEDIEKAEAKIKEEILATLDVEALKEKVKSLTVELDLPEETVAEGEISAENGKFQ, encoded by the exons ATGACCACCCTATCATTAATTTCTGGAAATTGTGGAAGAAGAAACGGAGGTGAAGATCATGGATCAGAATTACTCCATCGATTTTCAGGAAAGGACCTTTTTGCTAGTGACTTACTTAGAATTTCATTTAGAAAGGGAGATGGAATCTGGTCCAAGGATTTGGAAGGACATAGGATTAGAAACAGGAACAAGTTTCGTGTTACTGcgaaaattaaaaaggggAAGCAGTATGATTACCCATGGCCTCATGATGTTGATCCGAACATCAGCAGTGGTCACTTGAGTTACCTGTCTCATTTCAAGCCTCTGACTGAGAAGCCAAAGCAAGTTACCCTACCATTCGAGAAACCACTTGTTGATCTTGAGAAAAAGATTACTGAG ATACGTAGAATGGCTGATGAAACTGGTCTGGATTTCAGTGATCAAATTGCTGCATTGGAGAACAAGTATCAACAG GCCCTGAAAGATTTATACAAGCATTTGACACCAATCCAACGGCTATCTATCGCTCGACATCCCAACAGACCAACAGTTCTTGAtcatattttgaatattacaGAGAAG TGGGTGGAACTCCATGGAGACCGTGCTGGCTATGATGATCCAGCTATTGTGACTGGTATTGGGAGCATGGATGAAAAGTCCTACATGTTCATAGGTCATCAGAAAGGTAGGAACACGAAGGAAAACATTGCTCGCAACTTTGCTATGCCAACTCCACATGG CTATCGGAAGGCTCTGCGAATGATGAAATATGCCGATCATCATGGATTTCCCATTATTACATTTGTTGACACTCCTGGGGCCTTTGCTGATCTAAAATCTGAGGAACTTGGTCAA GGGGAAGCAATAGCACATAATTTGAGGACTATGTTTGGTCTGAAAGTGCCCGTTGTAACAGTTGTAACCGGAGAAGGCGGTTCAGGTGGAGCTCTAGCCATTGCTTGTTCCAATAAACTGTTTATGCTGGAGAACTCTGCTTTCTATGTTGCAAG TCCTGAAGCATGTGCTGCAATATTGTGGAAATCTTCCCAAGCAGCTCCTAAg GCAGCTGAAAAACTAAGGATAACAGCTCAAGAGCATTACCGACTGAAGATCGCTGATGGGGTCATTCCT GAGCCTCTTGGTGGCGCACATGTTGATCCTGCATGGACTTCCCAACAAATTAAGATCACAATTACACAGGCAATAAAG GAATTGGAAAACATGAACACAGAAGAATTGCTGCAGCATCGGAGGCTTAAATTCCGGTCAATTGGAGGTTTTCAAGAGGGCATTCCAGTGGAACCTAAACGGAAACGCAACATGAAACCATCTGAAGTTAACATGCCAAAGGCTGCTGACATAGAGTTGGAGATTGAgaatttgaaaaagaagatcCTGGAAGCAAAGGGACCATCTGATCCGATAACAACCCAAGCAATTGAGAAGCTGAAGAAAGATGTAGACAAGGAGATGACCAATGCATTTATCTCAATGGGATTGCAAGAGAAACTCGAATCAGTGAAGTTGGAATTATCAAAAGCCTCAAAAGACACATCAAGTCAGCCCCTTAATCGTAATTTGAAGGAGAAAGTTGATAAAATAATGCAGGAGTTTAACCATAATCTATCGCAGCCAGGGGCGTACCTTGGCTTAAAGCAGAAGCTTGAAAAGCTGAACTTGGTTAGCAGGCTTATCGagaaagaggaaagaaaacagaaactgaAAGCTGAGATTAATCAGAAAGTTCCAGCTGAGCTCAAAGAGAAGATGGAACTTTTGAAGAACGCTGAAGAAAAGATATCCAAAGGGGAACCAGTGGATAAGGAGTTGATGGAAGAAGTAGAGGCAGTTAAGAAAGAGCTTGTGGAGGTCCTAAAGTCAGCTAACTTGGAGGTTGTTGGGGTGACCAAGAAAAATGGGGTCACTGCACCTCCAgagttgaaggagaaaatagAAAAGGTGAACACAGAGATTTATGAGGAAATTGAGAGAGTAATAAATGAAGCTGGTATTAGTGGAAGAATAGAGGAGTTGAAGGCTGGTATAGCAAAAGGCTCAAGTTCAGAAGACATAGAAAAAGcagaagcaaaaataaagGAGGAGATTCTTGCCACTTTGGATGTAGAGGcactaaaagaaaaggttaAGAGTTTGACAGTGGAGTTGGACCTTCCTGAGGAAACTGTTGCAGAAGGTGAGATTAGTGCTGAAAATGGCAAATTTCAGTGA
- the LOC117618605 gene encoding acetyl-coenzyme A carboxylase carboxyl transferase subunit alpha, chloroplastic-like isoform X2, producing the protein MADETGLDFSDQIAALENKYQQALKDLYKHLTPIQRLSIARHPNRPTVLDHILNITEKWVELHGDRAGYDDPAIVTGIGSMDEKSYMFIGHQKGRNTKENIARNFAMPTPHGYRKALRMMKYADHHGFPIITFVDTPGAFADLKSEELGQGEAIAHNLRTMFGLKVPVVTVVTGEGGSGGALAIACSNKLFMLENSAFYVASPEACAAILWKSSQAAPKAAEKLRITAQEHYRLKIADGVIPEPLGGAHVDPAWTSQQIKITITQAIKELENMNTEELLQHRRLKFRSIGGFQEGIPVEPKRKRNMKPSEVNMPKAADIELEIENLKKKILEAKGPSDPITTQAIEKLKKDVDKEMTNAFISMGLQEKLESVKLELSKASKDTSSQPLNRNLKEKVDKIMQEFNHNLSQPGAYLGLKQKLEKLNLVSRLIEKEERKQKLKAEINQKVPAELKEKMELLKNAEEKISKGEPVDKELMEEVEAVKKELVEVLKSANLEVVGVTKKNGVTAPPELKEKIEKVNTEIYEEIERVINEAGISGRIEELKAGIAKGSSSEDIEKAEAKIKEEILATLDVEALKEKVKSLTVELDLPEETVAEGEISAENGKFQ; encoded by the exons ATGGCTGATGAAACTGGTCTGGATTTCAGTGATCAAATTGCTGCATTGGAGAACAAGTATCAACAG GCCCTGAAAGATTTATACAAGCATTTGACACCAATCCAACGGCTATCTATCGCTCGACATCCCAACAGACCAACAGTTCTTGAtcatattttgaatattacaGAGAAG TGGGTGGAACTCCATGGAGACCGTGCTGGCTATGATGATCCAGCTATTGTGACTGGTATTGGGAGCATGGATGAAAAGTCCTACATGTTCATAGGTCATCAGAAAGGTAGGAACACGAAGGAAAACATTGCTCGCAACTTTGCTATGCCAACTCCACATGG CTATCGGAAGGCTCTGCGAATGATGAAATATGCCGATCATCATGGATTTCCCATTATTACATTTGTTGACACTCCTGGGGCCTTTGCTGATCTAAAATCTGAGGAACTTGGTCAA GGGGAAGCAATAGCACATAATTTGAGGACTATGTTTGGTCTGAAAGTGCCCGTTGTAACAGTTGTAACCGGAGAAGGCGGTTCAGGTGGAGCTCTAGCCATTGCTTGTTCCAATAAACTGTTTATGCTGGAGAACTCTGCTTTCTATGTTGCAAG TCCTGAAGCATGTGCTGCAATATTGTGGAAATCTTCCCAAGCAGCTCCTAAg GCAGCTGAAAAACTAAGGATAACAGCTCAAGAGCATTACCGACTGAAGATCGCTGATGGGGTCATTCCT GAGCCTCTTGGTGGCGCACATGTTGATCCTGCATGGACTTCCCAACAAATTAAGATCACAATTACACAGGCAATAAAG GAATTGGAAAACATGAACACAGAAGAATTGCTGCAGCATCGGAGGCTTAAATTCCGGTCAATTGGAGGTTTTCAAGAGGGCATTCCAGTGGAACCTAAACGGAAACGCAACATGAAACCATCTGAAGTTAACATGCCAAAGGCTGCTGACATAGAGTTGGAGATTGAgaatttgaaaaagaagatcCTGGAAGCAAAGGGACCATCTGATCCGATAACAACCCAAGCAATTGAGAAGCTGAAGAAAGATGTAGACAAGGAGATGACCAATGCATTTATCTCAATGGGATTGCAAGAGAAACTCGAATCAGTGAAGTTGGAATTATCAAAAGCCTCAAAAGACACATCAAGTCAGCCCCTTAATCGTAATTTGAAGGAGAAAGTTGATAAAATAATGCAGGAGTTTAACCATAATCTATCGCAGCCAGGGGCGTACCTTGGCTTAAAGCAGAAGCTTGAAAAGCTGAACTTGGTTAGCAGGCTTATCGagaaagaggaaagaaaacagaaactgaAAGCTGAGATTAATCAGAAAGTTCCAGCTGAGCTCAAAGAGAAGATGGAACTTTTGAAGAACGCTGAAGAAAAGATATCCAAAGGGGAACCAGTGGATAAGGAGTTGATGGAAGAAGTAGAGGCAGTTAAGAAAGAGCTTGTGGAGGTCCTAAAGTCAGCTAACTTGGAGGTTGTTGGGGTGACCAAGAAAAATGGGGTCACTGCACCTCCAgagttgaaggagaaaatagAAAAGGTGAACACAGAGATTTATGAGGAAATTGAGAGAGTAATAAATGAAGCTGGTATTAGTGGAAGAATAGAGGAGTTGAAGGCTGGTATAGCAAAAGGCTCAAGTTCAGAAGACATAGAAAAAGcagaagcaaaaataaagGAGGAGATTCTTGCCACTTTGGATGTAGAGGcactaaaagaaaaggttaAGAGTTTGACAGTGGAGTTGGACCTTCCTGAGGAAACTGTTGCAGAAGGTGAGATTAGTGCTGAAAATGGCAAATTTCAGTGA
- the LOC117618494 gene encoding uncharacterized protein LOC117618494 isoform X1, which yields MTMEIQEVDGIRNCVIKLRENSQKRRDKVYIGCGAGFGGDRPFAALKLLQRVKELNYIVLECLAERTLAERYQVMVSGGDGYDSRISDWMRLLLPLAVERGTCIITNMGAMDPHGAQEKVIEIASSLGLSVSVAVAYEISVANTGSGSSHEKSYIMEGGISTYLGAAPIVECLEKYQPNVIITSRVADAALFLAPMIYELGWNWDSLEQLAQGSLAGHLLECGCQLTGGYFMHPGDKSRNMSFSQLLDLSLPYAEISSDGKVFVAKAEGTGGVLNFSTCAEQLLYEVGDPGAYITPDVIIDIRDVSFYPLSSCKVLCAGAKPSAVSVPDKLLRLVPKDYGWKGWGEISYGGYECVKRAKAAEFLVRSWMEEVIPGVSSHVVSYIIGLDSLKATSLSDNASSRMVSDIRLRMDGLFKLKEHAVHFVREFTALYTNGPAGGGGISTGHKKEIILEKYLVKREHVLWRTAVKHTTALTSNICLPHESGLSITQANEVKSSTNSDSPFIGSAFSPAPSGHKIPLYDVAHVRAGDKGNDLNFSMIPHFPPDIVRLKSIITPQWVKKVVSALLNSSPFPDMDAINERDKWVNENVKVEIYEVKGIRSLNVVVRDILDGGVNCSRRIDRHGKTISDLILCQQVLLPPWLGRSNTLIA from the exons ATGACAATGGAAATTCAGGAAGTAGATGGGATTCGTAATTGTGTGATCAAGCTG AGGGAGAATTCTCAAAAAAGAAGGGACAAGGTTTACATTGGCTGTGGAGCTGGGTTTGGAGGTGACAGGCCCTTTGCAGCTCTTAAATTGCTACAGAGGGTCAAAGAACTGAACTATATTGTGCTTGAATGCCTAGCAGAGCGCACCCTTGCTGAACGGTATCAAGTTATGGTGTCCGGTGGCGATGGTTATGACTCTAGGA TTTCTGATTGGATGCGCTTGCTCCTACCTTTGGCTGTTGAGAGAGGAACTTGCATAATCACCAACATGGGTGCAA TGGATCCGCATGGGGCACAGGAAAAGGTTATAGAAATAGCAAGCAGCTTGGGGCTTAGTGTTTCTGTTGCTGTGGCTTATGAGATTTCTGTTGCAAACACAG GTTCAGGATCGTCTCATGAGAAGTCATATATCATGGAAGGA GGTATTAGCACGTATCTGGGAGCAGCTCCAATTGTTGAATGTCTGGAAAAGTATCAACCAAACGTAATAATTACTTCAAGGGTTGCAGATGCTGCCTTATTTTTAGCACCTATG ATCTACGAACTCGGTTGGAACTGGGATAGTTTGGAGCAGCTAGCACAAGGGTCTTTGGCTGGCCATCTTCTGGAGTGTGGTTGTCAACTAACAGGAGGCTACTTCATGCACCCAG GAGACAAGTCTCGAAATATGTCTTTCTCTCAACTCCTGGATTTGTCACTCCCTTATGCTGAAATAAGCTCTGATGGAAAAGTATTTGTAGCAAAGGCAGAGGGTACTGGTGGGGTTTTAAATTTCAGTACTTGTGCTGAACAACTTCTTTATGAGGTTGGGGATCCCGGTGCTTATATCACTCCTGATGTG ATAATTGATATTCGGGATGTTTCATTCTACCCCTTATCAAGTTGTAAGGTTCTCTGTGCTGGAGCAAAACCATCTGCAGTATCAGTGCCTGATAAACTTCTACGGTTGGTACCGAAG GACTATGGTTGGAAAGGATGGGGAGAAATATCCTATGGGGGATACGAATGTGTTAAACGTGCTAAAGCTGCTGAGTTTCTG GTTAGATCATGGATGGAAGAAGTAATTCCTGGAGTTAGCAGCCATGTAGTTTCTTATATAATTGGGCTTGATAGCCTGAAGGCAACCAGTCTTAGTGACAATGCTTCATCTCGGATGGTTAGCGATATTAGGCTACGCATGGATGGGTTATTCAAGCTGAAGGAACACGCAGTCCATTTTGTTAGAGAGTTTACTGCTTTATATACAAATGGACCagctggtggtggtggtatcaG CACCGGACACAAGAAAGAGATCATCCTTGAAAAATATCTG GTCAAGCGTGAACATGTACTCTGGCGGACAGCAGTAAAGCACACCACAGCATTAACATCAAATATCTGTCTTCCGCATGAGTCTGGATTGTCAATTACACAAGCAAATGAAGTTAAATCTTCTACCAATTCGGATAGTCCATTTATTGGAAGTGCATTCTCTCCTGCTCCATCTGGCCACAAGATTCCACTCTATGATGTAGCACATGTTCGAGCTGGAGACAAAGGAAATGACTTGAATTTTTCCATGATCCCACATTTTCCTCCAGATATAGTGAGGTTAAAGTCAATCATAACACCCCAGTGGGTAAAGAAAGTAGTCTCAGCCCTTCTGAATTCCTCTCCATTCCCGGACATGGATGCTATCAATGAAAGAGACAAATGGGTCAATGAAAATGTAAAGGTGGAAATTTATGAAGTTAAGGGAATCCGATCTTTAAACGTTGTGGTTCGGGACATTCTTGATGGCGGTGTGAACTGCTCTAGAAGGATTGACCGGCACGGAAAGACCATCTCAGATCTCATACTATGCCAGCAAGTTCTATTGCCTCCATGGCTGGGTCGTTCAAATACTCTTATAGCATGA
- the LOC117618494 gene encoding uncharacterized protein LOC117618494 isoform X2, whose amino-acid sequence MTMEIQEVDGIRNCVIKLRENSQKRRDKVYIGCGAGFGGDRPFAALKLLQRVKELNYIVLECLAERTLAERYQVMVSGGDGYDSRISDWMRLLLPLAVERGTCIITNMGAMDPHGAQEKVIEIASSLGLSVSVAVAYEISVANTGSGSSHEKSYIMEGGISTYLGAAPIVECLEKYQPNVIITSRVADAALFLAPMIYELGWNWDSLEQLAQGSLAGHLLECGCQLTGGYFMHPGDKSRNMSFSQLLDLSLPYAEISSDGKVFVAKAEGTGGVLNFSTCAEQLLYEVGDPGAYITPDVIIDIRDVSFYPLSSCKVLCAGAKPSAVSVPDKLLRLVPKDYGWKGWGEISYGGYECVKRAKAAEFLVKREHVLWRTAVKHTTALTSNICLPHESGLSITQANEVKSSTNSDSPFIGSAFSPAPSGHKIPLYDVAHVRAGDKGNDLNFSMIPHFPPDIVRLKSIITPQWVKKVVSALLNSSPFPDMDAINERDKWVNENVKVEIYEVKGIRSLNVVVRDILDGGVNCSRRIDRHGKTISDLILCQQVLLPPWLGRSNTLIA is encoded by the exons ATGACAATGGAAATTCAGGAAGTAGATGGGATTCGTAATTGTGTGATCAAGCTG AGGGAGAATTCTCAAAAAAGAAGGGACAAGGTTTACATTGGCTGTGGAGCTGGGTTTGGAGGTGACAGGCCCTTTGCAGCTCTTAAATTGCTACAGAGGGTCAAAGAACTGAACTATATTGTGCTTGAATGCCTAGCAGAGCGCACCCTTGCTGAACGGTATCAAGTTATGGTGTCCGGTGGCGATGGTTATGACTCTAGGA TTTCTGATTGGATGCGCTTGCTCCTACCTTTGGCTGTTGAGAGAGGAACTTGCATAATCACCAACATGGGTGCAA TGGATCCGCATGGGGCACAGGAAAAGGTTATAGAAATAGCAAGCAGCTTGGGGCTTAGTGTTTCTGTTGCTGTGGCTTATGAGATTTCTGTTGCAAACACAG GTTCAGGATCGTCTCATGAGAAGTCATATATCATGGAAGGA GGTATTAGCACGTATCTGGGAGCAGCTCCAATTGTTGAATGTCTGGAAAAGTATCAACCAAACGTAATAATTACTTCAAGGGTTGCAGATGCTGCCTTATTTTTAGCACCTATG ATCTACGAACTCGGTTGGAACTGGGATAGTTTGGAGCAGCTAGCACAAGGGTCTTTGGCTGGCCATCTTCTGGAGTGTGGTTGTCAACTAACAGGAGGCTACTTCATGCACCCAG GAGACAAGTCTCGAAATATGTCTTTCTCTCAACTCCTGGATTTGTCACTCCCTTATGCTGAAATAAGCTCTGATGGAAAAGTATTTGTAGCAAAGGCAGAGGGTACTGGTGGGGTTTTAAATTTCAGTACTTGTGCTGAACAACTTCTTTATGAGGTTGGGGATCCCGGTGCTTATATCACTCCTGATGTG ATAATTGATATTCGGGATGTTTCATTCTACCCCTTATCAAGTTGTAAGGTTCTCTGTGCTGGAGCAAAACCATCTGCAGTATCAGTGCCTGATAAACTTCTACGGTTGGTACCGAAG GACTATGGTTGGAAAGGATGGGGAGAAATATCCTATGGGGGATACGAATGTGTTAAACGTGCTAAAGCTGCTGAGTTTCTG GTCAAGCGTGAACATGTACTCTGGCGGACAGCAGTAAAGCACACCACAGCATTAACATCAAATATCTGTCTTCCGCATGAGTCTGGATTGTCAATTACACAAGCAAATGAAGTTAAATCTTCTACCAATTCGGATAGTCCATTTATTGGAAGTGCATTCTCTCCTGCTCCATCTGGCCACAAGATTCCACTCTATGATGTAGCACATGTTCGAGCTGGAGACAAAGGAAATGACTTGAATTTTTCCATGATCCCACATTTTCCTCCAGATATAGTGAGGTTAAAGTCAATCATAACACCCCAGTGGGTAAAGAAAGTAGTCTCAGCCCTTCTGAATTCCTCTCCATTCCCGGACATGGATGCTATCAATGAAAGAGACAAATGGGTCAATGAAAATGTAAAGGTGGAAATTTATGAAGTTAAGGGAATCCGATCTTTAAACGTTGTGGTTCGGGACATTCTTGATGGCGGTGTGAACTGCTCTAGAAGGATTGACCGGCACGGAAAGACCATCTCAGATCTCATACTATGCCAGCAAGTTCTATTGCCTCCATGGCTGGGTCGTTCAAATACTCTTATAGCATGA
- the LOC117618494 gene encoding uncharacterized protein LOC117618494 isoform X3, giving the protein MEGGISTYLGAAPIVECLEKYQPNVIITSRVADAALFLAPMIYELGWNWDSLEQLAQGSLAGHLLECGCQLTGGYFMHPGDKSRNMSFSQLLDLSLPYAEISSDGKVFVAKAEGTGGVLNFSTCAEQLLYEVGDPGAYITPDVIIDIRDVSFYPLSSCKVLCAGAKPSAVSVPDKLLRLVPKDYGWKGWGEISYGGYECVKRAKAAEFLVRSWMEEVIPGVSSHVVSYIIGLDSLKATSLSDNASSRMVSDIRLRMDGLFKLKEHAVHFVREFTALYTNGPAGGGGISTGHKKEIILEKYLVKREHVLWRTAVKHTTALTSNICLPHESGLSITQANEVKSSTNSDSPFIGSAFSPAPSGHKIPLYDVAHVRAGDKGNDLNFSMIPHFPPDIVRLKSIITPQWVKKVVSALLNSSPFPDMDAINERDKWVNENVKVEIYEVKGIRSLNVVVRDILDGGVNCSRRIDRHGKTISDLILCQQVLLPPWLGRSNTLIA; this is encoded by the exons ATGGAAGGA GGTATTAGCACGTATCTGGGAGCAGCTCCAATTGTTGAATGTCTGGAAAAGTATCAACCAAACGTAATAATTACTTCAAGGGTTGCAGATGCTGCCTTATTTTTAGCACCTATG ATCTACGAACTCGGTTGGAACTGGGATAGTTTGGAGCAGCTAGCACAAGGGTCTTTGGCTGGCCATCTTCTGGAGTGTGGTTGTCAACTAACAGGAGGCTACTTCATGCACCCAG GAGACAAGTCTCGAAATATGTCTTTCTCTCAACTCCTGGATTTGTCACTCCCTTATGCTGAAATAAGCTCTGATGGAAAAGTATTTGTAGCAAAGGCAGAGGGTACTGGTGGGGTTTTAAATTTCAGTACTTGTGCTGAACAACTTCTTTATGAGGTTGGGGATCCCGGTGCTTATATCACTCCTGATGTG ATAATTGATATTCGGGATGTTTCATTCTACCCCTTATCAAGTTGTAAGGTTCTCTGTGCTGGAGCAAAACCATCTGCAGTATCAGTGCCTGATAAACTTCTACGGTTGGTACCGAAG GACTATGGTTGGAAAGGATGGGGAGAAATATCCTATGGGGGATACGAATGTGTTAAACGTGCTAAAGCTGCTGAGTTTCTG GTTAGATCATGGATGGAAGAAGTAATTCCTGGAGTTAGCAGCCATGTAGTTTCTTATATAATTGGGCTTGATAGCCTGAAGGCAACCAGTCTTAGTGACAATGCTTCATCTCGGATGGTTAGCGATATTAGGCTACGCATGGATGGGTTATTCAAGCTGAAGGAACACGCAGTCCATTTTGTTAGAGAGTTTACTGCTTTATATACAAATGGACCagctggtggtggtggtatcaG CACCGGACACAAGAAAGAGATCATCCTTGAAAAATATCTG GTCAAGCGTGAACATGTACTCTGGCGGACAGCAGTAAAGCACACCACAGCATTAACATCAAATATCTGTCTTCCGCATGAGTCTGGATTGTCAATTACACAAGCAAATGAAGTTAAATCTTCTACCAATTCGGATAGTCCATTTATTGGAAGTGCATTCTCTCCTGCTCCATCTGGCCACAAGATTCCACTCTATGATGTAGCACATGTTCGAGCTGGAGACAAAGGAAATGACTTGAATTTTTCCATGATCCCACATTTTCCTCCAGATATAGTGAGGTTAAAGTCAATCATAACACCCCAGTGGGTAAAGAAAGTAGTCTCAGCCCTTCTGAATTCCTCTCCATTCCCGGACATGGATGCTATCAATGAAAGAGACAAATGGGTCAATGAAAATGTAAAGGTGGAAATTTATGAAGTTAAGGGAATCCGATCTTTAAACGTTGTGGTTCGGGACATTCTTGATGGCGGTGTGAACTGCTCTAGAAGGATTGACCGGCACGGAAAGACCATCTCAGATCTCATACTATGCCAGCAAGTTCTATTGCCTCCATGGCTGGGTCGTTCAAATACTCTTATAGCATGA
- the LOC117618930 gene encoding LIM domain-containing protein PLIM2b yields the protein MAFTGTLDKCKACDKTVYVVDMLSLEGLPYHKSCFKCSHCKGFLSMSTYSSMDGVLYCKPHFEQLFKESGNFSKNFQPKSAEKQNEQLNRAPSKLSSMFSGTLDKCATCSKTVYPLEKVTLEGESYHKSCFRCAHGGCPLTHSSYAALDGVLYCKHHFSQLFLEKGNYSHVLQAAANRKNALATEPAAAEAPPEPQPEPTTEAESKDQTDQPPPEES from the exons atggCATTTACAGGAACTCTGGATAAATGCAAGGCTTGTGATAAGACTGTTTATGTGGTTGATATGTTGTCCCTTGAAGGACTACCTTATCATAAATCCTGCTTCAAATGCAGCCACTGCAAAGGATTTCTCTCG ATGAGCACCTATTCCTCCATGGATGGAGTCCTCTACTGCAAACCTCATTTTGAGCAGCTTTTCAAAGAATCTGGGAATTTCAGCAAGAATTTCCAAC CAAAGTCTGCTGAGAAGCAAAATGAACAACTG AATAGGGCCCCCAGCAAGCTCTCCTCCATGTTCTCTGGAACCCTAGACAAGTGTGCAACTTGCTCAAAGACAGTCTATCCACTGGAGAAG GTGACATTGGAGGGAGAAAGTTACCACAAGTCATGCTTCAGGTGTGCTCATGGGGGCTGCCCTCTTACACATTCATCCTATGCTGCTCTTGATGGAGTTCTTTACTGCAAGCACCATTTTTCTCAGCTCTTCCTGGAGAAAGGAAATTACAGCCATGTCCTCCAGGCTGCTGCAAACAGGAAAAATGCACTAGCTACTGAGCCAGCTGCTGCAGAAGCCCCTCCTGAGCCACAACCAGAACCAACAACAGAAGCAGAATCTAAGGACCAGACCGACCAACCACCACCAGAGGAATCTTAA